The sequence below is a genomic window from Ignavibacteriales bacterium.
GAAAAGACGGAACTGGTTTCAAAGAAAGTTGATGAAGAAAAGAATCTATCCGCTAAGCTTACAGAGCGAAAAAAAATTCTTGCAGCTATCAGGACAGACAAGAATGAATTGAAAAAAGAGATAGAAGCTAAAAAACAGGCAGAAGTAAAAATTAAAAATCTTATCACCAAACTGATAGAAGATGCCGAACGTAGAAAACGGGAAGAGCAAAGACTTCTGGCAGAAAAAAATAAAAACCTAAAACCCGGCGATAAAAAAGAAACAAATATTAAAAACGAAAATGATTCATCATCCGATTTTAATATTGATACAAAGGGGCTTTCATCTTTTGCAGCATTAAGAGGTAAACTGAACTGGCCGATAATGAACGGAAAAGTTTTCAGAAAGTTTGGTGAAAGCCGGAACCAAAAACTTAATACAGTTACTCTCAACTATGGGATCGACATTAAAGCATCTACCGATCTGAATGTAAAGGCAGTTGCGGAAGGTGTTGTTTCAGCCATTGACTGGATTCCGGGTTACGGAAGTGTTATAATCATCACGCATAAGGATGAGTTCAGGACAGTTTACAGCCACCTCTCAGAAATTTTTGTCAATGAGGGTGACAAAGTAAAACAGGGTACTTTAATTGCAAAAGTTGGTGAGAGTTTGGACGGAAATGTATTGCATTTCGAAATCTGGAATTCACGGGTTTATCAGAATCCGGAAACGTGGCTTGCAAGAAAATAATCTTCTGATAAAATATTGAAGAACCCGTTTAAAAATAGGGAAGGGGAAAAGAAAAATTTAATAAAGAATTTTTCTTCACTGACACTTCTGCAGATATCAAACTATCTTATCCCTATGGTCACATTGCCGTATATTGTAAGAGTTCTTGGTCCGGAAAAATTTGGACTCGTTAATTTTGCTACAGCGTTTTCGGCTTACTTCGCACTAATTACTGATTATGGATTTACACTTTCCGCTACTAAAGATATTTCAGTTAACAGAAATGATAAAGCAAAGCTTAATGAGATATATTCTTCTGTGCTTGGTGTAAAAATTTATTTGTTCCTGCTTTCGGCAATCTTTTTCCTTGTTATCCTTCTTACGTTTGAAATATTTTATAAAGATCTATTACTCTACATCCTTGCTTTTGCTACAGTTATTGGCTCAACATTTTTTCCTGTTTGGTTTTTCCAGGGCATTGAAAAAATGAAATATATATTATTCATTAATATTTCAGTAAGAGCATTGTTTACAGGTTTGATATTCGTTCTAATCAGATCAGAAAATGACTATATGATGCTTACCGCAATAAACTCATCAACTCAAATTGTAATCGCGGTGGTCGGATTATTTATAGTGCACAGAACTTTTTCAGTCAAATTCAGTTTCCCATCTTACTCCGAAATGAAATACCAATTAAAAAGCGGCTGGAGTATTTTCTTATCGCAGGTTTCAATTAACTTATACACAACTTCAAATGCATTTATACTTGGATTGTTTACCAACAATACTGTAGTTGGATATTATACCGCTGCTGACAAAATCCGATCTGCACTTCAGGCAATGATGAACCCGTTATTGCAAACTGTATTCCCTTACGTCAATCATCTATTATCCGTTTCACAGGAAGCCTTCATCAACTTCAATAAAAAAATACTCCGCATCGCACTTGTCGGCGGAATTTCAATTTCATTGACCCTGTTTTTTTTCGCCGGTCAACTGGTGGATATAATTTTGGGTGAAGGTTACAATCAATCTGTACTTGTACTTAAGATTATTGCATGGCTGCCATTCCTGATTACATTCAGTAATGTTACCGGTGTGCAGACAATGCTACCTTTGAAACGAGAAAAAGCATTTGCTGTTATTCTGTTAGTTGCGGGAATATTGAATGTGATGGTTTCTTTTATTCTGGTTCCGGTTTATTTTGAAGTTGGAACATCGGTTTCTGTCGTGATAACCGAAACTTTTGTCACAGCATCTTTCTTATTCTATTTGATCAAAAGAAAAATCAAGATTATATGAATTGCGATTATCTTATAGTAGGCGCGGGTTTTGCCGGATCGGTATTAGCTGAAAGGATCGCATCGCAGCTTGACAAAAAAGTAATCATCGTGGAAAAACGTAACCATATCGGCGGTAACGCGTTTGATGAATATGATGAATATGGTATTCTTGTTCATAGATACGGTCCTCATCTTTTTCACACCAACAGCAAAGAAGTTTTTGATTACCTCTCTCAGTTCACTGAGTGGCGAAAATACGAACACATGGTCCTGGCAAGAACAGGAAATGAGTTTTATCCGATACCAATAAACAGAATTACAATAAATAAGTTTTATGAATTGAATCTGAAAAATGAAACTGAAACTGAAGGATTCTTTAGCAGGATTAAAGAGAGCAGGTTTCCCATAAAAAATTCTGAAGACATTATAGTGAACCAGGTCGGACAGGAATTGTTTGAAAAATTTTTTAAACATTACACATTCAAACAATGGAATTTGTATCCGGAGGATTTATCACCGACAGTATGCGGAAGAATACCTGTTAGAACTAATGACGATTGCAGATATTTCACTGACAAGTTTCAGTTTATGCCGCTTGAGGGTTATACAAAAATGTTTGAAAGGATGCTTGCTCACAAAAACATTGAGGTTGTTCTTAATACAGATTACAAATCCATTCTTGATTCAATTCACTTTAATAAAATGATCTATACCGGACCCGCTGATTATTTTTTCAATTATGAATTCGGAAAGCTGCCTTACAGATCGATCAGGTTTGAATATGAAAATCACAAAACCGGTTCATTCCAGCCTGTCGCGCAGGTTAACTATGTAGACGCACAGCCGCCATACACAAGAGTTGTTGAGCATAACAAATTGAGTGGTCAAACGACTGAATCTACAACTGTCTCGTTTGAATTTCCCACGGCTGACGGCGATCCTTATTACCCGGTTCCGACGAACAGTAACAGGGAAGTTTATAAAAGAATTAAGGTTGAAGTTGATAAACTTACAAACGTAATTTTTATCGGCAGGCTTGCTGAATATCAATACTTCAATATGGACCAGGTTGTCGCTGCAGCTTTGAACAAATTCATAGAAATATCGAAACAATGAAAAAAAAAGTTGCCGCTGTTGTTGTAACATTTAATAGACTTGAACTGCTTAAAGAATGTATCTCAAGCATTCGAAAACAAACATATGCAGTAAATGAAATTATAGTTGTAAATAATTCAAGTACAGATGGAACAAATGAATGGTTAACTACCCAAAACGACTTAACTGTAATAACACAGGAAAACAGCGGCAGTGCCGGCGGACAATTTACCGGAATCAAAACTGCTTATGAAAATGGGAATGAATTTGTTTGGTGTATTGATACAGATATTGTCTTTGAAAGTGACGCTCTGGAAAAGATGTTTGGCAGTGATCTCACTGAAGAAGTAAGTACAGGATTCATCAGTAGTACAATTTATTTTACCGATGGAAATCTTGCTTACCCGAACATTCCCGAACTCGTTGAACCTTACAGTTTATTGAATTCGATAACTTCGGAAAAACCGGTACCGGTTCTTTCAGCATCATTCGGCTCTTTGCTTATCCGGAAGGATGTGATAAAAAAAGCTGGTTATCCTTGCAGAGATTTTTTTATCTGGGGTGATGATGCAGAGTACACTTTGAGGATAATAAAACAAGGCTACAAAGGGTTTATGATTGTTAACAGCAAGGCAACCCATTACTGCGGTACAAACAATCCAAAACCATATCTCAATCTTAAAACTTCGGACATCAAGTTTCAGTTTGGTGTTAGAAATATGGTTTGTGTTGCAATACTCCGGAATAGTATTACTCATTCTTCAAGGTTAAGAGGTTATTTAAGCGGATTGTTATTTGTCATCAGATTATACAGAGACCAATTATTTCACTCAGGAAAACCTTCACTGAAATACCTTTACAATTTTCTGATTCTTTATTTGAAAGGAATTTTTTTCAAACCCAAGATAGAATTCCCTGAGAAATAAAATGAATCTTAAAACTAAAAACTGGTTTGAAAGAAAAAGACAGGATCTCGATTTATTTTATATCAAACTACGCGCGTACATTTTTCAAATCTCTTATTCTTTTTTCGTAAAAATATTCCTGGTAAAAAACAGTGAAAGTAAGTCGGCAAATATTCTTATCGTCAATACAGAAAAACTTGGGGACCTGGTTTTATCTCTTCAGTTTATCAGTAATGTTGTATCAGTTGAAAATGGTAAAAATGTTTTTCTGCTGACCGATATTAAATTCAATAACGGATATTTTTCTGAAAACAAACCATTTAAGACCTTCGCAGTTGATACGAAAAAATACAAACGGTCACTTACTTACCGTATAGTTATTCTTAATTCATTAAGAAAATTTAATTTCAAAAAAGTACTGAATATCAGTCCTTCCCGCGGCATACTCAACGATGAAATTACCCTGAACTGCCTTGCACGATTTACTACAGGTGTGGTTAGTTTTTCGAAATACCTGCCTAGTCCAATTCTTAAACAAAATAATGCGAGGTATAATTTTGTTTTGCATTCCGATGAAATTAATGAAAGCACAAGATTGCATTTACTCTTTCAGAGTGTTTATGGATCAGTATATTCAAAGCAGAATAGTTTTACGGAATTAATTTCGTGTAAAGAAACCCAGCTTGATTTAGCTGACAAATTCATTCTTATAGCTCCGTCCTCGTCAGAGAGTATCAGAAACTGGTCAACAGAAAAATTTAAAATGTTAGCAAATAAACTTGCAGAAAAATCCCGGGTCATACTGTTAGGGACAGAAGAGCAGACATCAATTATTAATTTTATTTCGGATGGAAATAGGATTAAAGGGTATGCCGGTAACTTTTCATTTGCTGAATGTGTTTACCTCATTAAGAATTCTTCTCTGTTCATCGGTCTTGATTCAGGATTTACACACATCGCGCAGTTATTTGGAAAACCCTATGTTGCTATTATCGGCGGTGGTAACTTTAACAGATTTTTCCCTTATACTGAAAGTGAAAACTCTTCTTGCGAATACTTCCAACTTGATTGTTTTAATTGCGAATGGAATTGTTCTTATATACAACCGTACTGTCTCTCACTTGTAGAGGTTGAGCAGGTTTATAAAAATTGCATTGAGTTAATGGAAAGAAACTAACGTGAACATTTTATTTATATCACCAGATTTCAATTATGCCTGTGGTGTGAGTAAGCATGTTTACATTCTGATAAAAAGACTTTGCAATAACCCGCAATACAAAATCTTTTTTATTACAAATTCAGGTGACTCGCTTGACAGGTTAACAGCGATTAATAATCTGAAATTTTCCAGGATGAATTTCAAAAAAGATCATTCAAATCCGTTTCTGCTTATAAAAAATTTAGTAAGCCTTTTCCTTTTTTGCAGACGCAATAAGATCGAATTGATCCACACTCATCATCGATACCCCGAATTAATTTCTGTTTTGGCTGCTAAGTTGCTGCGTATAAAAACTATAACCACAGTCCACAGTTTTGTTGCCGGT
It includes:
- a CDS encoding peptidoglycan DD-metalloendopeptidase family protein, giving the protein MVIRIKYILPVLLPALFIIYSQEEIKEKQDELSDIKNEIVQLENELKQKNKKEKESYTVLEKYNRQSFLINKVISQLRSEEQLKSSQIYFTESEIDSLTDAIKRLQENYSHYVVSVYKYGQPNELLSLIDAESFNQALLRLKYLREFSKRRQNDLTNFNESKEQLIAAKAKLEQEKREKTELVSKKVDEEKNLSAKLTERKKILAAIRTDKNELKKEIEAKKQAEVKIKNLITKLIEDAERRKREEQRLLAEKNKNLKPGDKKETNIKNENDSSSDFNIDTKGLSSFAALRGKLNWPIMNGKVFRKFGESRNQKLNTVTLNYGIDIKASTDLNVKAVAEGVVSAIDWIPGYGSVIIITHKDEFRTVYSHLSEIFVNEGDKVKQGTLIAKVGESLDGNVLHFEIWNSRVYQNPETWLARK
- a CDS encoding flippase yields the protein MKNPFKNREGEKKNLIKNFSSLTLLQISNYLIPMVTLPYIVRVLGPEKFGLVNFATAFSAYFALITDYGFTLSATKDISVNRNDKAKLNEIYSSVLGVKIYLFLLSAIFFLVILLTFEIFYKDLLLYILAFATVIGSTFFPVWFFQGIEKMKYILFINISVRALFTGLIFVLIRSENDYMMLTAINSSTQIVIAVVGLFIVHRTFSVKFSFPSYSEMKYQLKSGWSIFLSQVSINLYTTSNAFILGLFTNNTVVGYYTAADKIRSALQAMMNPLLQTVFPYVNHLLSVSQEAFINFNKKILRIALVGGISISLTLFFFAGQLVDIILGEGYNQSVLVLKIIAWLPFLITFSNVTGVQTMLPLKREKAFAVILLVAGILNVMVSFILVPVYFEVGTSVSVVITETFVTASFLFYLIKRKIKII
- the glf gene encoding UDP-galactopyranose mutase → MNCDYLIVGAGFAGSVLAERIASQLDKKVIIVEKRNHIGGNAFDEYDEYGILVHRYGPHLFHTNSKEVFDYLSQFTEWRKYEHMVLARTGNEFYPIPINRITINKFYELNLKNETETEGFFSRIKESRFPIKNSEDIIVNQVGQELFEKFFKHYTFKQWNLYPEDLSPTVCGRIPVRTNDDCRYFTDKFQFMPLEGYTKMFERMLAHKNIEVVLNTDYKSILDSIHFNKMIYTGPADYFFNYEFGKLPYRSIRFEYENHKTGSFQPVAQVNYVDAQPPYTRVVEHNKLSGQTTESTTVSFEFPTADGDPYYPVPTNSNREVYKRIKVEVDKLTNVIFIGRLAEYQYFNMDQVVAAALNKFIEISKQ
- a CDS encoding glycosyltransferase — protein: MKKKVAAVVVTFNRLELLKECISSIRKQTYAVNEIIVVNNSSTDGTNEWLTTQNDLTVITQENSGSAGGQFTGIKTAYENGNEFVWCIDTDIVFESDALEKMFGSDLTEEVSTGFISSTIYFTDGNLAYPNIPELVEPYSLLNSITSEKPVPVLSASFGSLLIRKDVIKKAGYPCRDFFIWGDDAEYTLRIIKQGYKGFMIVNSKATHYCGTNNPKPYLNLKTSDIKFQFGVRNMVCVAILRNSITHSSRLRGYLSGLLFVIRLYRDQLFHSGKPSLKYLYNFLILYLKGIFFKPKIEFPEK